TGATCAATGACAGGGCCAGCATTGCCGCAGGCAAGCGGGCCGCGATGAGGTTGAACATCCGCGTCATGCAGAATTCACCGACTGGAGTGAAAACGGGCGGGCCCGCCCGATCACACCAGCGCGCCGCCGATGCTCAAGTATGCTGCGCGATCAGCTCGAGTGCACGGGTCGTGCCAGCCATGGTGAAGGTTCGTTACGTGATGCCATCGTGGCATTCATCGCGGTGAACGCCGGGGTCGGCGACGGCTCCGGTGACAACGGCGCGGATTCAGGCGCCACATTCCCAGCCAGCTCCCGTGCGCGCTGCACCCACTGGGCCACAGTCTTCTCGGGCGGAATGGCGCGAATGAGGTGTTGTTCGCGATTCACGCGATCCATGAGGTTCACGAGATTCTCCGGCTTGCGCTGGCTCAACGTGGCCACGTCCTCGATGCCCGACGCCTCGAGAAGTCGGGCGTAATTGGGGCCAATGCCGTTGATCTGTTCGAGCGAGTTCATCATGTCGATCCTCCCTGGCATGCATGGCAAGGTTGCCGATATGCAGTGCCCGTTGCGGTTCGCTTCGTCGCCCTGAAGGTTCGGGCGTGATCGTCGATACGATCGGAGCGCCAGTCGGATGGTCCGTGGCATGTCGCCTCTGGCGCCAGAGTGCCGTCCATTGACGTGTCGCGCGTCATTGACCTACCCCAACATCATAACAGAATCCCGGCTTCAGGCCAAGGGCTCAAGATGTTGAAACACAATGCTTTACGCGGAACATTGAGCACCATCGGGGGTAGGCCGACGGCGCGCGATTCCCCTCAGCGACTCCGCACGGTAGCCAAGCCACCGTCCACACCGATCACCTGACCGGTCACCCACGCGGCGTCAGCGCCCAGCAACCAGGCCACCGCCGGCGCCACATCATCCGCCTCGCCAATGCGCCCCAGCGCATGCAGGGACGCCGACGCCTTCTCGGCCGCCTCGTTTCCCGTGATGCGCGCAGCCATCGGCGTGCGCACCAGTCCGGGCGCCACCACATTGCAGCGCAACCCACGCGAGGCATAGGTGGCGGCTGTCGATCGCATGAGCCCAATCACTCCGCCCTTCGCGGCCGCGATGGCCTCGTGATTGGCCAATCCATGACGCGCGGCCGCGGTGGCCACCAGCACGACAGACCCGCCACTGGGCAGCACCTTGGCTGCCGCGCGTACCGTGGCGAACGCGCTCGTGAGATTCTGCGCAATGACCTGCGCATACTCATCCTCACGTGTCAGGTGGGCAGGCTTGAGCAGAATCGACCCCACGAGATTGGCCACACCGACCAGTGGGGCGTCTGCCGGCGCCGCCGCCTGCGCGGCCTGGGCTGCCTGTTCCACCGCGTCGAAAGTGGTCAGGTCTGCGACGTGTGTCGCCAGCACACCGGCGCCCAGTTCTGCGGCCAGCGCGTCCATGGGAGCCGCCGAGCGACCCGCCAGCACCACGCGGTGTCCTGCGGCAACAAGACGACGGGCCGTGGCCGCGCCGATGCCGCCGGCGCCGCCAAGAAGCAGAAAGGTCGATGCATGGCTCATGGCAGCGGAATGCCCATTGCCACAGTGAGAGTTCCCGCTGGTGTCCGGGACAGGGCACTCGCCTGAGGCACCGCGCGTTGTCCACCGTGATCCGACCCGACGACTTCTCCGAACATCTGGCCGAGCGCATCACCGCGTACTCGGCGCATCAGCCGGCCAATGCACAGGCCGAGTATGTGCTGTACTGGATGCGCACCGCCGTACGCGCCCACGAGAACCCTGCACTCGACGTCGCCCTGGACGCGGGCCGGCGTCTCGGTCTACCGGTGTTCGTGTATCACGCGCTGTCGGAGCGCTATCCCTACGCCTCCGACCGGCACCATACCTTCATTCTCGAAGGCGCGCGTGATGTGGAAGCCGAATGCGCGGCGCGCGGCATCGGCTATGCGTTTCATCTCGAGCGGCCCGGACACCGGCAGAAGGCGCTCAAGACCCTGCTCACGCGCGCAGCGCTGCTGGTGACGGAAACCATGCCGGTCCCGCCGCTCGACTGGTTGACCGAGGGACTGGCCGACGACGCGCCCTGCCCCGTGTGGAGTGTGGACACGGCCTGCGTGGTGCCCATGCCGCTGGTGGGCACCGCGCACACGCGTGCCTTTGCCTTTCGCGATGCCACCGCGCACCTGCGCGACGAACGTGTGGGGCGACCCTGGCGCGATGTGGCGCCGCATACCCCGCCGTTCACGCCGCGCGACCTGCCGTTCACGCCGGTGCGCTTTGTGGACGCCGACATCGCCGAACTGGTGGCGCAGTGCGAGATCGATCATGGCGTGGGTCCGGTGCCGCACACGGAAGGCGGCACCGCCGCCGGCTATGCGCGCTGGGAGACGTTCAAGCAAAGCGGTGGCCTCGCGCGCTATGCCGCCAAGCGCAATGACGCCACCATCGAAGGTGTGAGCCGCATGTCGGCCTACCTGCACTATGGCATGGTGTCGCCGCTTCGTCTGGCGCGTGAGTGCACCACGCTTGTTGGCGACGGGCCCGCCAAGTATCTGGATGAACTGCTGGTGTGGCGTGAGCTGGCCTACGCCTTCTGCTACTGGCATCCCTCACCCACCACCATTGAGGCCGTGCCGGTATGGGCGCGCGAGACACTGGCCAAACACGAGCGCGACTCGCGCACGGTGCTCTCATGGGAAGCACTCGCGCGCGCGCAGTCCGGCGATGCGCTCTGGGATGCCACCCAGACTTCACTGCTGCGGCACGGCGAGTTGCACAACAACGTGCGCATGACCTGGGGCAAGGCCATCCCACTCTGGTCGGACAACGCCGAGCAGGCGCTCGATCGCCTGGTCGATCTCAATCACCGCTATGCGCTCGATGGCCGTGATCCGGCATCGTACGGAGGCCTGCTCTGGTGCCTGGGCCAGTTCGACAGACCGTTCACTCCGCCGGTGCGCATCCTGGGCACGGTGCGTCCGCGCCCGACGTCGGAGCACCTCAAGCGCCTTGATCTGGCGCGCTATCAGCGGCATGTAACCCGGCCGCGCAGCGAGCGTGTGCCTCGAGTGCTGGTCGTTGGCGCGGGACTCGCCGGATTGGC
This portion of the Gemmatimonas sp. UBA7669 genome encodes:
- a CDS encoding FAD-dependent oxidoreductase, which codes for MIRPDDFSEHLAERITAYSAHQPANAQAEYVLYWMRTAVRAHENPALDVALDAGRRLGLPVFVYHALSERYPYASDRHHTFILEGARDVEAECAARGIGYAFHLERPGHRQKALKTLLTRAALLVTETMPVPPLDWLTEGLADDAPCPVWSVDTACVVPMPLVGTAHTRAFAFRDATAHLRDERVGRPWRDVAPHTPPFTPRDLPFTPVRFVDADIAELVAQCEIDHGVGPVPHTEGGTAAGYARWETFKQSGGLARYAAKRNDATIEGVSRMSAYLHYGMVSPLRLARECTTLVGDGPAKYLDELLVWRELAYAFCYWHPSPTTIEAVPVWARETLAKHERDSRTVLSWEALARAQSGDALWDATQTSLLRHGELHNNVRMTWGKAIPLWSDNAEQALDRLVDLNHRYALDGRDPASYGGLLWCLGQFDRPFTPPVRILGTVRPRPTSEHLKRLDLARYQRHVTRPRSERVPRVLVVGAGLAGLACARTLHDHGLPVTLLDKSRGVGGRTSTRREGQWKFDHGAPGIAWQDARLARHAESWEHDAVLSRLGTHWVGRDGMSGLARHLARGLTVHTGVQAASIERSRMQWIVRDTTGVAHEADVLVLAVPAPQARTLLNTVASSGGGVEQLQQALHDVEMSPCWSSMIVFDGPPPVRITDALHNGALPEEKHAMLSRGWRQNVRPGRSSDEAWVVQASATWSREHLEADASTVASQMSEALRDRLQIAGNVVHAVAHRWRYARVERGITASCLFSSEDALGVGGDFAWGPMNTARDAEAAWLSGVAMAGRVLSR
- a CDS encoding SDR family NAD(P)-dependent oxidoreductase; protein product: MSHASTFLLLGGAGGIGAATARRLVAAGHRVVLAGRSAAPMDALAAELGAGVLATHVADLTTFDAVEQAAQAAQAAAPADAPLVGVANLVGSILLKPAHLTREDEYAQVIAQNLTSAFATVRAAAKVLPSGGSVVLVATAAARHGLANHEAIAAAKGGVIGLMRSTAATYASRGLRCNVVAPGLVRTPMAARITGNEAAEKASASLHALGRIGEADDVAPAVAWLLGADAAWVTGQVIGVDGGLATVRSR
- a CDS encoding DUF4332 domain-containing protein is translated as MMNSLEQINGIGPNYARLLEASGIEDVATLSQRKPENLVNLMDRVNREQHLIRAIPPEKTVAQWVQRARELAGNVAPESAPLSPEPSPTPAFTAMNATMASRNEPSPWLARPVHSS